A portion of the Ardenticatenales bacterium genome contains these proteins:
- a CDS encoding homogentisate 1,2-dioxygenase, producing MTYYYKLGQVTHKRHTQFRQPNGALYHEEVMGIHGFAGIQSILYHIYPPTAVRQVELETKIEIPYEDGGPLRHRHFRTAPIPPGGDAITGQVPLMGNNDVVVSIARPTEPMDYWYRFAHGDTMIFVHDGTGVLESQFGRLRYRPGDYLVMPTGVTWRILPDEDVAQRFLVAEAFGHIEPPKRYINNYGQFLEHAPFCERDIRPPDELVTYDERGEFAVHVKARDRITRYIYDHHPLDVVGWDGHLWPFAFNIEDFEPITGRVHQPPPVHQTFDGPNFVICSFVPRLFDYHPEAIPAPYNHSNVDSDEVLYYVEGNFMSRKGIDRASFTVHPNGIPHGPHPGTYEGSIGKERTEELAVMIDTFHPLRMTTYARGYEDEQYVYSWLPYMHQAAA from the coding sequence ATGACTTACTATTACAAATTGGGCCAGGTGACGCATAAGCGACACACGCAGTTTCGGCAGCCGAACGGCGCTTTGTATCATGAGGAGGTGATGGGGATTCACGGATTTGCCGGCATTCAATCCATCCTCTACCACATCTACCCCCCCACCGCCGTGCGCCAGGTTGAATTGGAAACCAAGATCGAGATCCCCTACGAAGATGGCGGCCCCCTGCGCCACCGCCACTTCCGCACCGCCCCCATCCCCCCCGGCGGCGACGCCATCACCGGGCAAGTTCCCCTCATGGGCAACAACGATGTGGTTGTCTCCATTGCCCGGCCCACCGAACCCATGGACTACTGGTATCGCTTCGCCCATGGTGACACGATGATTTTCGTCCACGACGGCACAGGCGTACTGGAAAGTCAGTTTGGCCGCCTGCGCTACCGTCCGGGTGACTACCTGGTCATGCCCACGGGCGTGACATGGCGCATCCTTCCTGATGAAGACGTGGCGCAGCGATTCCTCGTCGCCGAGGCTTTCGGCCACATCGAACCACCGAAACGATACATCAACAACTACGGCCAATTCCTGGAACACGCCCCCTTTTGCGAGCGGGACATTCGCCCCCCGGATGAACTCGTCACCTACGACGAGCGAGGCGAATTCGCCGTGCATGTGAAGGCGCGCGACCGCATCACCCGCTACATTTACGATCACCACCCGCTGGACGTGGTCGGGTGGGATGGACATCTGTGGCCCTTCGCCTTTAACATTGAGGATTTCGAACCGATCACGGGGCGCGTCCACCAGCCACCACCCGTCCACCAGACGTTCGACGGTCCCAATTTCGTCATCTGCTCCTTCGTGCCCCGCCTCTTTGATTACCACCCGGAGGCCATTCCGGCCCCCTACAACCACTCCAACGTCGATTCCGACGAGGTACTCTACTACGTCGAAGGCAACTTCATGTCCCGCAAGGGTATTGACCGTGCCTCCTTCACGGTCCATCCCAACGGCATTCCGCACGGGCCGCATCCGGGCACGTATGAAGGCTCCATTGGCAAGGAACGCACGGAAGAGCTGGCCGTCATGATTGACACGTTTCACCCCCTGCGCATGACCACCTACGCGCGTGGCTATGAAGACGAGCAATACGTTTATAGTTGGCTACCGTATATGCACCAGGCTGCTGCCTGA
- a CDS encoding flavin reductase family protein, which produces MILNPAHLVSHDRYKLLIGTILPRPIAWVSSMDASGRLNLAPFSYFTAVCPDPMTLMFCPGLHPDGRKKDTWRNIEEVPAFVINLTNEETAAAMNLSAAILPPGESEFAWAGVTPAASETIPVPRVAEAPVSFECTLQRIVVVSDQPGGGAAIFGTVQCIHVRDDLYVNGYISRERLRPIGRLAGNSYTRTTDTFDLRRPPSPPARP; this is translated from the coding sequence GTGATCCTCAATCCTGCCCACCTCGTCAGCCACGACCGCTACAAACTCCTGATTGGCACGATTTTGCCCCGCCCTATTGCCTGGGTGAGCAGCATGGATGCGTCAGGGCGGCTTAATCTGGCTCCCTTTTCCTATTTTACGGCGGTCTGCCCGGACCCGATGACGCTGATGTTTTGCCCTGGCTTGCATCCCGACGGGCGCAAGAAGGATACCTGGCGCAATATCGAGGAAGTGCCGGCATTTGTGATCAACCTGACGAACGAGGAAACCGCCGCGGCTATGAATCTATCGGCGGCGATTTTGCCGCCGGGCGAATCGGAATTCGCCTGGGCGGGCGTCACGCCTGCCGCCAGTGAAACCATCCCCGTGCCGCGCGTGGCCGAAGCGCCCGTTTCCTTTGAGTGTACACTGCAACGGATTGTCGTTGTTAGCGATCAGCCGGGGGGCGGGGCGGCCATTTTCGGCACGGTGCAGTGCATCCACGTCCGCGATGACCTCTACGTGAATGGCTACATTTCGCGGGAACGGCTGCGTCCGATTGGTCGGCTTGCCGGCAACAGCTACACACGCACCACGGACACCTTCGATCTGCGCCGTCCCCCATCCCCCCCCGCCAGACCCTGA
- a CDS encoding nucleotide pyrophosphohydrolase has product MPDLTLRECQEITDDWIRSIGVRYYAEMTNLAILMEEVGELARLFARTFGEQSFKESDKNRDLGDEMADILFVLICLANQTGVDLTTAFARNLEKKTRRDHDRHRNNPKLQP; this is encoded by the coding sequence ATGCCTGACCTGACCCTGCGTGAATGCCAGGAAATCACCGACGACTGGATTCGCTCCATCGGCGTCCGCTATTATGCGGAAATGACCAATCTGGCTATCCTCATGGAAGAAGTGGGCGAACTGGCCCGCCTCTTTGCCCGCACCTTTGGCGAACAGAGCTTCAAGGAGTCAGACAAAAACCGCGACCTGGGGGACGAAATGGCCGACATCCTCTTCGTCCTTATTTGCCTGGCGAATCAGACCGGGGTGGACCTGACCACCGCCTTCGCGCGCAACCTGGAAAAGAAAACCCGGCGCGACCACGACCGCCATCGGAACAATCCCAAATTGCAGCCGTAG
- a CDS encoding wax ester/triacylglycerol synthase family O-acyltransferase has translation MPQTIPFSNVDAAWLQMEDPTNLMMITGILLLDRPVDFARLRQTLEYRLLPLSRFQMRVAKSRIPFQLPKWERDPHFSLDYHLQRIALPAPGNQATLQELIGNFMSTGLDFSRPLWQFHLVENVGNGCALLGRIHHTIGDGTALVAVMLSMMDFHPDMPLKPPPDKAKEEKPWNPLATLLNPTLSAWKNSQKMVNSVWSESVEAMLNPDHALELTGKAVKGAATLGRLLLMPPDPPTMFKGDLGVQKRAAWSATVPLRDVKAIGKVMDAKVNDVLLTAMTGGLRRYMIRRGDPVDSVTFRAAVPVNLRPMERALELGNEFALVFLPLPVGIEDPHDRLLTLKKRMDAIKDSPEAVITFGILNLLGMSPQQIADQIVALFGSKATAVMTNVPGPRMTLYLAGAAVDNMMFWVPQSGRLGLGVSIMSYDGKVTLGVATDAGLIPDPDAIITGFHEEFAALMEMVQQAEAAPAAPVDDNLAQTMAALSELEERLAQQEAAVRMEIAPITRCQGMTKAGQPCRNRPLTGSDYCRLHQPKNAAITDGEA, from the coding sequence ATGCCCCAAACCATCCCCTTTTCCAACGTGGACGCCGCCTGGCTGCAAATGGAAGACCCCACCAACCTGATGATGATCACCGGCATCCTCCTGCTGGATCGCCCCGTGGACTTCGCCCGCCTGCGCCAGACCCTCGAATACCGCCTCCTCCCCCTCAGCCGCTTTCAGATGCGCGTCGCCAAAAGCCGCATCCCCTTTCAGTTACCCAAATGGGAGCGCGATCCCCACTTTAGCCTGGACTACCACCTCCAGCGCATTGCCCTACCCGCGCCCGGCAACCAGGCCACCTTGCAAGAGCTAATCGGTAACTTCATGAGCACCGGCCTCGACTTCTCCCGCCCCCTCTGGCAATTCCACCTGGTAGAAAACGTGGGCAATGGCTGCGCCCTCCTCGGTCGCATTCACCACACGATTGGCGATGGCACGGCCCTGGTAGCCGTCATGCTCTCCATGATGGACTTCCACCCAGACATGCCCTTGAAGCCCCCGCCGGACAAAGCGAAAGAGGAAAAACCGTGGAATCCCCTGGCCACCTTGTTGAATCCCACCCTGTCGGCCTGGAAAAACTCACAAAAAATGGTCAATTCTGTGTGGAGCGAAAGCGTGGAAGCGATGCTCAACCCCGATCACGCTCTGGAACTAACCGGCAAAGCAGTCAAAGGGGCGGCCACCCTGGGCAGACTGCTGCTCATGCCCCCCGATCCGCCCACGATGTTCAAAGGGGACCTGGGCGTGCAAAAACGCGCCGCCTGGTCCGCCACCGTTCCTCTCCGGGATGTAAAGGCCATTGGCAAAGTCATGGACGCCAAAGTCAACGACGTCCTGCTTACGGCCATGACGGGCGGACTACGCCGCTACATGATTCGGCGCGGCGACCCTGTCGACAGCGTTACTTTCCGCGCCGCCGTCCCCGTCAATTTGCGCCCAATGGAGCGGGCGCTGGAATTGGGAAATGAGTTTGCCCTGGTCTTCCTCCCCCTACCCGTGGGCATTGAAGACCCGCACGACCGCCTGCTGACGCTAAAAAAGCGCATGGACGCGATCAAGGATTCACCGGAAGCGGTGATCACGTTTGGCATTCTCAACCTGTTGGGCATGTCGCCGCAGCAAATTGCGGACCAGATTGTGGCTTTATTTGGGTCCAAAGCCACCGCCGTGATGACCAATGTGCCCGGTCCGCGTATGACGCTCTATCTGGCGGGAGCCGCCGTGGACAACATGATGTTCTGGGTTCCGCAATCGGGGCGGTTGGGATTGGGGGTGAGCATCATGAGCTACGATGGCAAGGTAACGTTGGGCGTCGCCACGGATGCGGGGTTGATCCCCGACCCGGACGCCATTATCACCGGTTTTCATGAGGAATTCGCGGCGCTGATGGAGATGGTGCAGCAGGCAGAAGCGGCCCCGGCGGCCCCGGTCGATGACAATCTGGCGCAAACGATGGCGGCTCTAAGCGAATTGGAGGAGCGGCTGGCTCAGCAGGAAGCAGCCGTACGGATGGAGATAGCGCCCATTACGCGCTGTCAGGGCATGACCAAAGCCGGGCAGCCCTGCCGCAATCGCCCCCTGACCGGTTCCGACTACTGCCGCCTGCACCAACCAAAGAATGCGGCGATAACAGACGGCGAAGCATAA
- a CDS encoding two pore domain potassium channel family protein, translated as MARNPELRILLVVVLATLASGMFFYRRFEGWSLLDSLYFSVITLTTVGYGDFAPQTNAGKIFTIFYIIVGLGILAAFITTVANIAIEQDKARAARRNQSADKTQDPPTTD; from the coding sequence ATGGCGCGGAACCCGGAACTACGCATCTTGCTGGTAGTTGTCCTGGCGACGCTGGCCTCGGGGATGTTTTTCTACCGCCGTTTTGAAGGGTGGTCACTGCTGGATTCGTTGTACTTCAGCGTGATTACGCTGACGACGGTGGGGTATGGAGATTTTGCGCCGCAGACAAATGCCGGCAAAATCTTCACCATCTTCTACATCATCGTCGGCCTCGGCATCCTCGCCGCCTTTATCACCACCGTCGCCAACATCGCCATCGAACAAGACAAAGCCCGCGCCGCCCGCCGCAACCAATCCGCCGACAAGACACAAGACCCGCCAACCACCGACTGA
- the acnA gene encoding aconitate hydratase AcnA, translating to MSYTDIFHARTPFPGSDNQVYYRLSKLSEEGIGHIDRLPYAIKVLLEALLRHCDDYIVTPDHVRQLAQWNPKAVGQHEIPFKPGRVILQDFTGVPAVVDLAALRSAMSRMGGDPAKINPQVPVDLVIDHSVQVDTFGSAAALFINAEKEFERNRERYEFLKWGQNAFANFEVVPPASGIVHQVNLEYLAQVVMSSPDGDEEVLYPDSLVGTDSHTTMVNGLGVLGWGVGGIEAEAAMLGQPIYMLTPEVIGFKLTGRLPEGATATDLVLVVTQMLRQKGVVGKFVEFYGPGIRNMSLPDRATIANMAPEYGATMGFFPVDEEALNYLRRTGRSEELIARVAAYTKAQGLFYTGDAPEAEYTDTLTLDMGTVEPSLAGPVRPQDRIRLADMQQTFQQALRAPVKERGYALGEADMDRTGVVRNGHVTKIGHGAVVIAAITSCTNTSNPSVMLGAGILARKAVEKGLEVKPYVKTSLAPGSKVVNDYLQAAGLIPYLEDLGFNIVGYGCTTCIGNSGPLPEEVSAAVRDGDIVAAAVLSGNRNFAGRIHAQVRANYLASPPLVVAYALAGTVDIDLTNDPIGVGKDGAPVYLRDIWPSNAEIQEALAHSLTAEMFNKEYGNIYTGNATWNTIPTAGGDIYNWDPNSTYIQEPPFFIGLSPDPRPIANIEGARVLVKVGDSVTTDHISPAGAISRTSPAGEYLLNHQVEPAMFNSYGSRRGNDRVMTRGTFANIRLRNQMAPGTEGGWTTYLPTGEQMSIYEAAVKYQADGTPLAVLAGNDYGMGSSRDWAAKGTLLLGARMVIAQSYERIHRSNLVGMGVLPLQFKPGESPQSLGLDGSEVFATVDLNDDLQPLQDVTVRAEKADGSVVTFQTTCRIDTPVEVDYYRNGGILHTVLRNMLK from the coding sequence ATGAGCTACACTGACATTTTTCATGCCCGCACCCCCTTCCCCGGCAGCGACAACCAGGTGTACTATCGCCTGTCAAAATTGAGCGAAGAAGGCATCGGCCACATTGACCGCCTTCCCTACGCCATCAAAGTCCTGCTCGAAGCCCTCCTGCGCCACTGCGACGACTACATCGTCACCCCCGACCATGTGCGCCAACTGGCCCAATGGAACCCCAAAGCCGTTGGTCAGCATGAAATCCCCTTCAAACCCGGCCGCGTCATCCTGCAAGACTTCACCGGCGTCCCCGCCGTCGTAGACCTGGCCGCGCTCCGCTCCGCCATGTCCCGCATGGGCGGCGATCCCGCGAAAATCAATCCCCAGGTTCCCGTAGACCTGGTCATTGACCACTCCGTACAAGTGGACACCTTCGGCTCTGCCGCCGCCCTCTTCATCAACGCCGAAAAAGAGTTTGAGCGCAACCGGGAGCGGTACGAATTCCTCAAATGGGGCCAAAACGCCTTCGCCAACTTCGAAGTCGTACCCCCCGCCAGCGGCATCGTGCATCAAGTCAACCTGGAATACCTGGCGCAAGTCGTCATGTCCAGCCCGGATGGTGACGAAGAGGTGCTGTACCCCGACAGTCTCGTCGGGACCGACTCGCACACGACCATGGTCAACGGCCTCGGCGTCCTCGGTTGGGGCGTGGGCGGCATCGAAGCGGAAGCCGCCATGCTGGGCCAGCCCATCTACATGCTCACGCCTGAGGTGATCGGCTTCAAACTCACGGGCCGCCTGCCCGAAGGCGCCACGGCCACCGACCTGGTGCTGGTGGTGACGCAAATGCTGCGCCAGAAAGGCGTTGTCGGCAAATTCGTGGAGTTTTATGGTCCCGGCATCCGCAACATGAGCCTGCCGGACCGCGCCACCATCGCCAACATGGCCCCCGAATATGGCGCGACCATGGGCTTCTTTCCCGTGGACGAAGAGGCACTCAACTATCTCCGCCGCACCGGACGTTCGGAGGAGTTGATCGCTCGCGTGGCCGCCTACACCAAAGCGCAGGGGCTTTTCTACACAGGGGACGCGCCCGAAGCGGAATACACCGACACGCTGACCCTGGACATGGGCACGGTTGAACCCAGCCTGGCCGGTCCCGTGCGCCCGCAGGACCGCATCCGCCTCGCGGATATGCAGCAGACGTTTCAGCAGGCGCTGCGCGCGCCTGTGAAGGAGCGTGGGTACGCGCTGGGCGAGGCGGACATGGACCGCACCGGCGTGGTACGCAACGGGCATGTGACGAAAATCGGGCATGGGGCCGTGGTCATTGCCGCGATCACAAGCTGCACGAATACGTCTAACCCCAGCGTGATGTTGGGTGCCGGCATTTTGGCGCGCAAAGCCGTGGAAAAAGGGCTGGAAGTCAAACCATACGTGAAAACCAGCCTCGCGCCCGGCTCCAAAGTCGTCAACGACTACCTGCAAGCGGCCGGCCTCATCCCCTACCTGGAAGACCTGGGGTTCAACATCGTCGGCTACGGCTGCACCACCTGCATCGGCAACTCCGGCCCGCTGCCGGAGGAAGTTTCCGCCGCCGTGCGCGATGGCGACATCGTGGCTGCCGCCGTTCTCAGCGGCAACCGTAACTTCGCGGGCCGCATCCATGCCCAGGTGCGCGCCAACTATCTGGCCTCTCCGCCGCTGGTGGTCGCCTACGCACTTGCCGGCACGGTGGACATTGATTTGACCAACGATCCCATCGGCGTGGGCAAAGATGGCGCGCCCGTCTACCTGCGCGACATCTGGCCCAGCAACGCCGAAATTCAAGAGGCGCTGGCGCACTCACTCACCGCCGAAATGTTTAACAAAGAGTATGGCAACATCTACACTGGCAACGCAACCTGGAACACCATCCCCACGGCGGGCGGGGACATCTACAACTGGGACCCAAACTCGACCTACATCCAGGAACCACCGTTTTTCATCGGCCTCAGCCCTGATCCGCGCCCGATAGCCAACATCGAGGGCGCGCGTGTGCTGGTCAAGGTGGGCGATTCCGTGACGACGGACCACATCTCTCCCGCCGGAGCCATCTCCCGCACCAGTCCCGCCGGCGAATACCTGCTAAATCATCAGGTGGAACCGGCCATGTTCAACTCCTACGGCTCCCGCCGGGGCAATGACCGTGTGATGACGCGCGGCACATTCGCCAACATCCGCCTGCGTAACCAGATGGCTCCCGGCACGGAAGGCGGCTGGACCACCTACCTGCCCACCGGCGAGCAAATGAGCATCTACGAAGCCGCCGTCAAGTATCAGGCGGATGGGACACCGCTGGCGGTGCTGGCGGGGAATGATTATGGTATGGGCAGCTCCCGCGACTGGGCCGCCAAAGGGACGCTCCTCCTGGGCGCGCGTATGGTCATCGCCCAGAGCTATGAGCGCATCCACCGCAGTAATCTGGTGGGCATGGGCGTGCTGCCCTTGCAGTTCAAGCCCGGAGAATCGCCGCAGTCGTTGGGGTTGGATGGCTCGGAAGTTTTCGCCACCGTCGATCTCAATGATGACCTGCAACCGCTGCAAGACGTGACCGTACGCGCGGAAAAGGCGGACGGCTCCGTGGTGACTTTCCAGACGACCTGCCGCATTGATACGCCCGTGGAAGTGGACTACTACCGCAACGGCGGCATTTTGCACACGGTCCTGCGCAATATGCTGAAGTAA
- a CDS encoding DUF2207 domain-containing protein: MSRKWLLVVTVIGVFFTLGAAQSSKWYDASRFDVDAVVQSDGSLLVTETVVFNFHGDPFTYVFRELPTDHTDGITGLAATLDGRPLPLGDQPGQVEISGRNPVRVTWHFEPTSDTSRTFVLTYTMLGLVRQEGEQDAVIWQPLPDSYEYGIGSSTVHVHYPSRAALIGQPGLMMGNAGINATPGLVTFTQQNLAPNTPLVIDLRFPGGSLVSNPPAWQGQRAARQATAPYWIAASLTLLFVGIAAIVTLSANHRQPTPRADALLYEPPSPLPPALVNVIVNLGAKPTWDAALAAIFQLARRGVLTIEEESQRKWYRSRDFVINLVQEPTDLLPHEQQLLALIFMDRKGLQRSVMLSDLSQRVSSRRWEVFSDTLYGEVEAAGFLEASRQQARRRWLATGFILILVGLVLVVPAILLLYDNYGLWPLLFAGSVVIVGFVALIIVGTIYPLSRQGLALAAQWRGFGDYLKRVVRDKAGPTRGDIFDHYLPYAASFGILASWARYFQKKGWTKLPPWFHALTTVPNDGMAAFVAMAAASSASGGSAAGAAGGAAAAGAAGGGASGAG, from the coding sequence ATGTCTCGCAAATGGCTGCTGGTCGTCACTGTCATAGGCGTGTTTTTCACGTTGGGCGCGGCGCAGTCATCTAAATGGTATGACGCCAGCCGTTTTGATGTGGACGCGGTTGTCCAGTCGGACGGCTCGCTGCTGGTGACGGAAACGGTCGTGTTTAACTTCCACGGCGATCCTTTCACCTATGTCTTCCGCGAACTCCCCACGGACCACACGGATGGCATTACGGGGCTGGCCGCCACGCTGGACGGGCGACCGTTGCCGCTGGGGGACCAGCCAGGTCAGGTGGAAATCAGCGGGCGGAATCCGGTACGGGTGACGTGGCATTTTGAGCCAACGAGTGATACCAGCCGCACGTTTGTCCTCACGTACACCATGCTGGGTTTGGTGCGGCAAGAGGGGGAGCAGGACGCGGTGATCTGGCAGCCGCTGCCGGATAGTTATGAGTATGGCATTGGCTCCAGCACGGTGCACGTCCACTATCCGTCGCGCGCCGCGTTGATTGGACAGCCAGGGTTGATGATGGGAAATGCCGGCATCAACGCCACCCCCGGCCTCGTCACCTTCACACAACAGAACCTGGCCCCCAACACCCCCCTGGTCATTGACCTGCGCTTCCCCGGCGGCAGCCTGGTCAGCAACCCACCCGCCTGGCAGGGGCAGCGAGCCGCACGGCAAGCCACCGCCCCCTACTGGATCGCCGCATCCCTGACCCTCCTTTTCGTGGGCATTGCCGCCATCGTCACCCTCAGCGCCAATCATCGCCAACCCACGCCGCGCGCCGACGCTCTGCTCTACGAACCCCCTTCGCCGTTGCCACCCGCCCTGGTCAACGTCATCGTCAACTTGGGCGCGAAACCGACCTGGGATGCGGCCCTGGCCGCCATCTTCCAACTGGCGCGGCGCGGCGTGCTGACAATCGAAGAGGAATCACAACGGAAATGGTACCGTTCGCGCGATTTCGTGATCAATCTGGTACAAGAACCCACCGACCTGCTGCCGCACGAGCAGCAGTTGTTGGCCCTGATCTTCATGGACAGAAAAGGGCTACAGCGTAGCGTGATGTTGTCTGACTTGAGCCAGCGCGTTTCCTCACGGCGTTGGGAGGTATTCAGCGACACGCTTTATGGGGAGGTGGAGGCCGCCGGCTTTCTGGAGGCGTCGCGGCAGCAGGCGCGGCGGCGCTGGCTGGCGACGGGATTTATCCTCATCCTGGTTGGTCTGGTTCTGGTCGTCCCCGCCATTCTGCTGCTTTATGACAACTACGGTCTGTGGCCTTTGCTTTTTGCCGGCAGCGTCGTCATCGTGGGTTTCGTGGCGCTGATCATTGTCGGCACAATCTATCCGCTTAGCCGACAGGGTCTGGCGCTGGCCGCCCAGTGGCGCGGCTTCGGCGACTACCTCAAGCGCGTCGTTCGCGACAAGGCCGGCCCCACTCGCGGCGACATCTTCGATCACTATTTACCCTATGCCGCCAGTTTTGGCATCCTCGCCAGTTGGGCGCGCTACTTCCAGAAAAAAGGGTGGACCAAACTACCCCCCTGGTTCCACGCCCTCACCACCGTGCCGAATGATGGCATGGCCGCCTTCGTTGCCATGGCTGCTGCCAGTTCCGCTTCTGGCGGCAGTGCCGCGGGCGCGGCGGGGGGCGCGGCAGCGGCAGGGGCCGCTGGCGGCGGGGCCAGCGGCGCGGGTTGA
- a CDS encoding DEAD/DEAH box helicase — protein MTTEFSSFGLHPELVQAVADRGYESPTPIQAGVIPIMLAGQDVIGQAQTGTGKTAAFALPILHNLTAGLGQVQSLVLAPTRELAMQVANAMFAYGRGRNVRVLAVYGGQPYGRQVRRLRSGVDVVVSTPGRLLDLMRQHEVDLRQVRTVVLDEADEMLSMGFIEDIETILNETPDLRQTALFSATMPAEIRRLADRYMRNPHSVTIERQQRTVAAIEQRYYLVNEDDKLAALSRLFEMETITRAIVFVRTRAGTGTLANELVSRGFSAEALNGDLSQDAREQVLNRFRQDQLTVLVATDVAARGLDIDDVSHVFNYDLPLDPELFVHRIGRTGRAGKTGTAISLVTPNERRRLQRIESYTRQKMTLTTLPTVAEIQAHRESQLLRQMRVWLQRDRCRREREIVTELSAEGYDPLEIAAAALKVARAEEKQRPIPPVSEVHLTQVTNRRESGPRRGAKVRQEGRVSHEAGMVRLTLGRGKAHGLRPNDVVGMIAYHANIPGRAIGKISIKEQHTLVDVPQEFVAQILDKAGSYRVHKQSVTIERA, from the coding sequence GTGACAACTGAATTTTCATCTTTTGGCCTGCACCCGGAACTGGTGCAGGCGGTAGCCGATCGTGGCTACGAATCCCCTACCCCTATCCAGGCGGGTGTCATTCCCATCATGCTGGCCGGCCAGGACGTAATCGGTCAGGCACAGACGGGCACGGGCAAGACCGCCGCCTTCGCGCTCCCGATTCTGCATAATCTAACGGCCGGGTTAGGGCAAGTGCAAAGCCTGGTGCTGGCTCCCACGCGGGAACTGGCGATGCAGGTGGCCAATGCTATGTTTGCCTATGGCCGTGGACGAAATGTGCGCGTGCTGGCCGTGTATGGTGGTCAGCCATATGGTCGGCAGGTGCGCCGTTTGCGTAGCGGCGTGGATGTGGTGGTGAGTACGCCGGGACGGTTGCTGGACCTGATGCGTCAACACGAGGTGGACTTGCGCCAGGTGCGCACGGTGGTGCTGGACGAAGCGGATGAGATGTTGAGTATGGGTTTCATTGAGGATATTGAGACGATCCTGAATGAGACGCCCGACTTACGGCAAACGGCGCTGTTTTCGGCGACAATGCCGGCAGAAATCCGCCGCCTCGCCGATCGTTACATGCGAAATCCCCACTCTGTGACCATTGAGCGACAGCAGCGCACCGTGGCCGCCATAGAGCAGCGCTATTACCTGGTGAATGAGGATGACAAGCTGGCCGCCCTCTCACGCCTGTTTGAAATGGAAACGATCACGCGGGCTATTGTTTTTGTGCGCACACGTGCCGGCACGGGTACGCTGGCAAACGAGCTGGTCTCCCGGGGCTTTTCCGCGGAAGCGTTGAACGGGGACTTGAGCCAGGATGCGCGGGAGCAGGTGCTGAACCGTTTCCGCCAGGACCAGTTGACGGTGTTGGTTGCTACGGACGTGGCGGCGCGTGGGTTGGACATCGACGATGTTTCTCATGTGTTCAATTATGATTTACCGCTGGACCCGGAGCTGTTTGTACACCGGATTGGGCGCACGGGGCGTGCCGGCAAAACCGGCACAGCCATCTCCCTCGTCACCCCAAACGAACGCCGCCGCCTGCAGCGTATCGAATCCTACACACGCCAAAAGATGACCCTCACTACCCTGCCTACCGTGGCCGAAATTCAGGCACATCGTGAGTCCCAACTGCTGCGGCAGATGCGTGTTTGGTTGCAGCGCGACCGCTGTCGTCGTGAGCGAGAAATCGTCACCGAATTGAGCGCCGAGGGGTACGATCCGCTAGAAATCGCCGCCGCCGCCTTGAAAGTGGCGCGCGCGGAAGAAAAGCAGCGCCCCATCCCGCCGGTCAGCGAGGTGCATCTGACCCAGGTCACCAATCGCCGCGAAAGCGGGCCACGCCGTGGCGCGAAGGTTCGCCAGGAAGGGCGCGTTTCGCACGAAGCGGGCATGGTGCGCCTCACGTTGGGCCGGGGCAAAGCGCATGGCCTGCGTCCCAACGATGTGGTAGGGATGATCGCGTATCATGCCAATATTCCGGGACGCGCTATTGGCAAAATCTCCATCAAGGAGCAGCATACGTTGGTGGATGTGCCCCAGGAGTTCGTGGCGCAGATTTTGGATAAGGCGGGCAGCTATCGCGTGCATAAGCAATCCGTGACAATTGAGCGCGCCTGA
- the arfB gene encoding aminoacyl-tRNA hydrolase codes for MIVVTETISLEDGEIQLDFVRASGPGGQNVNKVATAVQLRFDVVNSPSLPASVRARLLENAGSRLTNDGILIIEARRFRTQEQNRADAIQRLIALIRAASRPPKERRKTKPTAAARERRLRAKRRRGQIKQERRRAAYERE; via the coding sequence ATGATAGTTGTGACGGAAACCATCAGCCTGGAAGACGGAGAAATCCAACTGGATTTTGTGCGTGCTTCCGGGCCTGGTGGGCAAAATGTGAATAAGGTGGCGACGGCGGTGCAGCTTCGTTTTGATGTGGTGAATTCGCCATCGCTGCCGGCATCCGTGCGCGCGCGTCTCCTGGAAAATGCCGGCAGCCGCCTCACCAACGACGGCATCCTGATCATCGAAGCCCGCCGCTTTCGTACCCAGGAGCAAAACCGCGCCGACGCCATCCAACGCCTGATCGCCCTCATCCGCGCCGCCAGCCGTCCACCCAAAGAGCGACGCAAAACCAAGCCCACCGCCGCCGCCCGTGAACGCCGCCTCCGCGCCAAGCGCCGCCGCGGCCAGATCAAGCAAGAGCGGCGGCGCGCGGCCTACGAGCGAGAATAG